TATAGAGGTTAAACCTACGCCAATACATAATGCAAGTAAAAATATTGCCAGAGTTATATTTTGGGAAGCATTAAAATCTTTATTGTTTTGTACACTTAAATCATTAGCTATTTTTATGTTATATTGTGCCAGTTCTTTTAAACTCTGTTGAAATGCTACTTCATAATTTTCAACAGAGCTTAATTCGGCCATAGATTCTCCCAATTTCCCCGACATTGCTAGTTTAATAGCCATATCTCTTCCTTTTATGAATTTTTCTCGATTGGCTTCAATAACAAGAATTCTATCTTTTTCATATTGATCATTATCGGTTTGTTTGTAATTTGACCAATTTGTGGCAAATGTTTTTTGCCTAACTTCTATGTCTTTAATTTTTTCATTTTGCTTATCTTTATCGGCTCTATTCAATAATATATAATATGTATCCCCCTCTATGCCCCTAGTTTGATTTCTATTATCATTTAAGTATTGAATGCTTAATAGATGTTCCTTATACATTGTTGTCATATCTTTGTGTTCTTTTGAAAGATAATAATATCCAACTCCACTCATCATGGTAATAAGTAATAATGCAGCCATTGAAAAAACTATGAGTTTTGATTTTACCTTTAAGTTATTCATTTTAAGCTCCTTCTTTTGTGTTTTGTCATAATTGTACACTAGACTAATAAATTTAACAATATTTATGAATATATATATAAATACTTAATTTTTGATAAAAATTTTTTTATAGAACATCAGATTTTTTAGATTATGTATACCATATTGGTGTTACAGCTGCTGAAAATAAAGGTATATATTCGGAAAACACATTTATATAGAAGTTTAATTTTAATGTTATAAGGAAAGCAATTCTTTCAGATATATTGAATAATATATTTTAGATTAAGGAAGGATAAACTTGCAATTATATTATATAATTGTATTAACAAATTTTTAAATAAACATCTGAAAGAAGAGGTTAAATTATGACTATTTATATCGCACTATTACGAGGCATTAACGTAGGCGGAAAGAATATTATTAAGATGGCTGATTTGAAACGTACATTTGAAACTATAGGCCTTAGTTCAGTGCAAACATATATTCAAAGTGGAAATGTTTTATTTAAATCAAATGAAGAGGAAGAAACTCTGCGTAAGAAAATTGAACATGAGATTGAGGGGGTTTTTGGATTTTCTGTAACAATTGTTTTGAGAACGGCCGCAGAGATAGAATGGATTATCCGCAATTGCCCATTCTCCCAGGAAGAAGTAACAGATGCAGAAGCCTCATCGAAAGTAGAATGCCTATACGTCTCACTGTTAACAAATGCCCCATCACAAGAAAAAATTCAACACTTGAACTCTTACACAAGTGAAAGTGATAAGTATAAAATTGAAGGGCGAGAGGTATTTCTTTTATTTCATAATAGTATTAGAAATTCCAAGCTTGTAAACAATCTTAAAAAATTAGAGGTACCGTGGACTGTGCGTAACTTTAAAACCATGAACAAGCTGAATGAGCTAACAAAACATATGATGTAATGAACAAATATTAGCACACAAAAACAGGAAGATTTTTCGCCTTTATTATAAGAGAATTTCGGCAGCATTAACAAAGTATAAATTCCTGTTATGTATTAATACTTTAATTATATAATATCTCTTGGGTAGCATTTTTAATTATAGTTTATATATCGACATAATAATTGAATAAAAATTATATAGTGCTTATCATATATGATAAGCACTATATAATAGAATTTTTTATTTTTAATTTAGGCTATGTTTAATAACAGTGTTGATAATATGACAATTTTTAAGGGAAGCCAAAAATGGCTTCCCTTAATTCACATTTAAAGAATTTTGCGACGCTCCCTTTACATTTTAAACTTTATTTTGCTTTTGGTCTGTTAAAAATTAATTACCATTCCAATGATAGATTAGTTGTACAACGCCAGAAGAGAACGTTCTGGTATTAACCATTTTTAAATTCAATCTCTGTTTTATATCAATAAACAACGGTTTTCCTTCTCCCAAAATAACAGGGTGAATAGATAATCTAAATTCATCAACAAGCCCTAAATTTATAAAAGTTGTAATGAGACTTGCTCCTCCATATAGCCAAATGTCTTTACCAGGCTTATTCTTCAATTTATTTACTTCTCCAAGAATATTTTCATTTATAAATATTGCTTGATTATCAGTATCTATTTGTGTTCTGGAAAACACATATTTCTCTTTACTATGAACCAATTTCCAAATTTCTTTTTCATTATCAGAATCTTCATCTTGGGGAATATATTGTCCCCATAAATCGTAACTTTTTCTACCATATAAAATAGTGTCAATTTCATTCAAGAAATTAGTGAACCCCATATCAGTGTCCATAATGCACCAATCAACTTCCCCATTTTTCCCTTCAATAAAGCCATCTAAAGTAGTTGCTAAATCTAAAATTATTCTTCTCTGCTCTACGTTATTTGACATAACTCTTCCTCCTTCTTATATTCTTCCTTGAAAAACTTTAATTGTGACACAATATTTTACTATTGTATCTGTATTTAATTATACAACTTAGTAATGTAATTATTTAAATATTTAACAAAATTAAATATAAATCGCTTCCCTAATTTTAAAATCTTTTAACTTTGTATCAGAATGAGATGTATGCGACGGGACTTATAAATGTTTGGTTTTTACAGTATCCTTCTCTGTATTAAAAAACTGTAACCATTTAAACCAGTACATGTAGTTAGCAAGATATTTTGTGGCTACACTATGAAAACTATACATCCATTCTTTTAGTTTGCTATGAAAAGCATTTATGTGCTGTATATACATTTATCTTAAACATAGCCTTAATTTAATATAATTAAGACTAGTACATTTCATAAATATATAGGATATAATATAAATAGTGAATTTTTATTAGTAGGAAAAGAGATAATTTAGACAGGGGGTATAATTATGTTTAAGGAAATAGATGAGAAAAAGGTTTTATTAGATAGTAAAAGACCGTTAAGCGGGAATGCTATAGACAATTTAAAAAAGTATTTTGATGTGGAACTTACATATAATTCAAATGCCATAGAGGGAAATACTCTAACAATTACATAAACTAAAGTCATTATAGAAGAGGGATTAACAATAGGAAGAGGAAAGAGCTTACGAGAACATCTAGAAGTAATAAATCATAAAGAAGCAATAGATTATATTGATGATATATTGAGTAAGAGCATAAATATATCAGAAAGAGTTATAAAAGATTTGCACTATATAATATTGAAAAGTATAGATAGTAAAAATGCTGGAGAATATAGAAAAACAAATGTTTTAATTAGTGGTAGCCAGCATAGGCCCGTTGAGCATTTCTTAGTACATGAAAGAATGGAAGAATTAATTGGTATAATGAAAATAAAGATAAATTACATCCAATCCATTTGGCTGCTGAATTTCATTGTAAATATGTATATATTCATCCCTTTATTGATGGCAATGGGCGAACAGCAAGATTACTAATGAATTTGATTTTAATGATCAATGGGTATCCTATTACTGTTATAAAAACTGAGAATAGAGATATTTATATGAAAGCATTAGAAAAAGCTAGTGCTCAAGGTGATATTAGTGAATTTATAAATATTTTTTTAGAAGCTGTGGATAGAAGCCTGGATATATATCTTTATATAGTATCCTAATATAGTATCCTAATATAATAGATTATGCTAACAAAAGGATATATTGCGTAAAATGCAACATATCCTTTTCTCTATAGCGTAATCTAGGAAAAACCTCTAAAGCAATTTCTTTACATCGAATAGTGAATTTTGAACCAGCCAAGCTTGAGGGAAGTATTTTCCGATTGTCCAATAACTAACTCCGCCCAAATTATATGCACTAGCAGTCCTAAGCTTAGCATTCATGCTCCTAGCATCCTCGAACCATACTTCATGTCTTTTTCCATTAGCATCGTAATAGTTAAAGAATGGCGCTTGAGAAGTATAGTCATATTGAATAGATGCAAATACTTTTCTTGCAAGATCTACTGCGTCTACATTACCTAATGCAGTTGCCGTAGTCCCTTTTACGAAAGGCAGCGTCCAATCATAGCCATAATTAGGTATTCCCATAAAAATTTTCTTGCTTGGTATTACTGTTACAGCATAATCAAGGACTTTTTTAACTTGATTAATTGGAGCTACCGCCATTGCTGGTCCAGCAGTGTATCCCCACTCATAAGTCATCAGTATAACATGGTCAGCTAAAAGACCATGAACTGGATAATCATGAGCTTCATAAAGCAATCCTTTTAGGTCACCAGAGGTTTTAGGTGCTAAGGCTGTAGTAACAATATAGCCTAATGGTTTTAGTTTGCTTACTGTTTTGCGTAAAAAATTATTATAATTTTTTCTATCTTCAGGAAAGACATACTCTATATCCAGATCTAAACCATAATAATTTTTATTTTTTAATGTATTAACTATGTTATCCAATAATGTGTTTTGTATTTTTTCATCTGTAAGTATAGTATGGGCTAGGTCACTATCAAATCCCCCACCCTCCTTTAAATTTGTAACTACCATCATAGGAGCTACTTTAGCTTTTCTAGCGGCTTGTATTAAAGGAACATCATTTATGTCTTTTAGAGTTC
This DNA window, taken from Clostridium estertheticum, encodes the following:
- a CDS encoding DUF1697 domain-containing protein, coding for MTIYIALLRGINVGGKNIIKMADLKRTFETIGLSSVQTYIQSGNVLFKSNEEEETLRKKIEHEIEGVFGFSVTIVLRTAAEIEWIIRNCPFSQEEVTDAEASSKVECLYVSLLTNAPSQEKIQHLNSYTSESDKYKIEGREVFLLFHNSIRNSKLVNNLKKLEVPWTVRNFKTMNKLNELTKHMM
- a CDS encoding dihydrofolate reductase family protein codes for the protein MSNNVEQRRIILDLATTLDGFIEGKNGEVDWCIMDTDMGFTNFLNEIDTILYGRKSYDLWGQYIPQDEDSDNEKEIWKLVHSKEKYVFSRTQIDTDNQAIFINENILGEVNKLKNKPGKDIWLYGGASLITTFINLGLVDEFRLSIHPVILGEGKPLFIDIKQRLNLKMVNTRTFSSGVVQLIYHWNGN
- a CDS encoding Fic family protein — protein: MSKSINISERVIKDLHYIILKSIDSKNAGEYRKTNVLISGSQHRPVEHFLVHERMEELIGIMKIKINYIQSIWLLNFIVNMYIFIPLLMAMGEQQDY
- a CDS encoding Fic family protein, with amino-acid sequence MAAEFHCKYVYIHPFIDGNGRTARLLMNLILMINGYPITVIKTENRDIYMKALEKASAQGDISEFINIFLEAVDRSLDIYLYIVS
- a CDS encoding glycosyl hydrolase family 18 protein; the protein is MIIHVVKSGESLYEISKLYGVSYNKIISDNELTNPNDLVVGQTIVILEGTRSHKILPGQSLYMIAKMYGVTVLNILTANPNINATTPIYPGKIIIIPPSTQKLGSIEVNGYALPTTDMDVLVKTLPSLTYLSIFSYQILANGTLKDINDVPLIQAARKAKVAPMMVVTNLKEGGGFDSDLAHTILTDEKIQNTLLDNIVNTLKNKNYYGLDLDIEYVFPEDRKNYNNFLRKTVSKLKPLGYIVTTALAPKTSGDLKGLLYEAHDYPVHGLLADHVILMTYEWGYTAGPAMAVAPINQVKKVLDYAVTVIPSKKIFMGIPNYGYDWTLPFVKGTTATALGNVDAVDLARKVFASIQYDYTSQAPFFNYYDANGKRHEVWFEDARSMNAKLRTASAYNLGGVSYWTIGKYFPQAWLVQNSLFDVKKLL